GCCACCCAAGGCCGCCACCCGTGCGTGGGTAGGGACTTGCAGAAACGAAAAAGCAGAACGCCCTCCTATCTGGGCATAGGTACACTGTAGCACAGCAACCCATAGAAGCCCCAGAAGGAAAAGGCGTTTTTGCATTGTTTTCGTGAAAATAGGCTAAAATCAGCTTTTCTAATGTAGATCCCTCGCTCGCCTCCGGAGAGTGTGAGAAACATGCGGTGTCTCGCCGTTTATTAGATTAACTTCATACACTCATAACGGCCAGAGGCCTAAGTAGCTCTCACTCGCCGGTGGCGAGGGAGAGCTACTTTTAGTTGTCAGCGCGGGCCGGAACTGGTTCTTCAGTGACCTTTAATTCTAACGGTTTAGCAACTTTCTCTGGCAACAGCGCGAACTCCAGCACATCGTCCACGCGGTCTACGTAATGGATGTTGAGCCCGGCAATGTAGTGAGCGGCAATCTCATTCACCTCTTTGCGGTTCTTGTTGCACAGAATCACGTCTTTTACTCCCGCACGTTTGGCCGCCAGAATCTTTTCTTTGATACCACCCACTGGCAATACCTTTCCGCGTAGTGTAATCTCACCGGTCATGGCCAGATGCGAGCGCACTTTGCGTTGCGTAAACACAGAGGCAATGGACGTGAAGATGGCAATACCGGCACTTGGCCCGTCCTTCGGCACGGCCCCTTCCGGGAAGTGGATGTGCAAGTCATACTGGTCAAACAGGCGGTAGTCAATGTCCAGCTCCTGGGCACGGGCGCGCAGGTAAGAAACGGCCGTCATGGCAGATTCCTTCATCACATCGCCTAGCTGTCCAGACAAGGTCAGCTTCCCTTTGCCGCGGCTCAATAGTGACTCAATGAACAGAATGTCGCCACCCACGCTGGTCCAGGCCAAGCCCGTCACAACGCCTGCGGTTTCATTGTCCTGGTACAGTTCTTTGTCGAAGATTTCTGGGCCTAGTATGCGCACTATGTCTTTGGCTTCCAGCTTGGCCGGCCACTCCTCTTCCATGGCTTTGGATTTGGCAATGTTTCGGACAACAGCCCCCAGTTTACGTTCCAGATTCCTTACACCAGATTCACGGGTATAGTCTTCTATTACCTTCTGGATGGCTCCGGTGGAGAAAGCCACGTCTTTGGCTTGTAGGCCGTGGTCTTCTTTGAGCTTTGACAGCAAGTGGCGCTTGGCAATTTCAACCTTCTCTTCAATGGTATAGCCGGTCACCTCAATAATCTCCATGCGGTCACGCAGGGCTGGGTGAATGGTATCCAATGAGTTAGCCGTAGCAATGAACAAGACTTTAGAAAGGTCATACTCCACTTCCAGGTAATTGTCCACGAAGGTATGGTTCTGCTCTGGGTCCAACACCTCCAGCAAGGCAGAAGACGGGTCGCCTCTGAAGTCAGAATTAATCTTATCCACCTCGTCCAGAATCATGACCGGGTTAGAAGACTCAACTTTCTTAATCTGACTGATGATACGGCCCGGCATAGCGCCCACGTAGGTTTTGCGGTGCCCGCGAATCTCGGCTTCGTCGCGAACGCCGCCTAAGGCAATGCGCACGTATTTACGGCCCAAAGCTTTGGCTACAGAGCGTCCCAACGAAGTTTTCCCCACGCCCGGAGGTCCGTACAAGCAAAGGATAGGCGCCTTCATATCGTTCTTCAGCTTCAAGACGGCCAAATACTCCAAGATGCGCTCTTTCACTTTCTCCAAGCCGTAATGGTCAGCGTCCAGAATTTTCTTGGTGCGCTTCAGGTTGAAGTTATCCTTGGTGTTTTCGTTCCAAGGCAGGTCCAGCAAGAACTCGCAGTAGTTCAAGGAGATAGGATACTCAGCGGCCTGCGGGTTCAGGCGGCCTAGTTTGTCTATCTCTTTGTTGAAGTGCTTGGCCACGGTTTCGGGCCATTTCTTTTTGGCGGCACGCAGACGCATCTTCTCCACTTCCTGCTCGGGGCCGTCCATGCCCAGCTCGTCCTGCAAGACTTTGATTTGCTGACGCAGGAAATAGTCGCGCTGTTGCTCATCAATGTCCAGGTGCACCTTGCTGTGGATTTCCTGCTTAATTTCCAGCATCTGGATTTCACGCATCATCAACTGCAACAAGGTAGTGCCGCGCTCTACGCCGTCGTTAATCTCTAACAACTTCTGCTTCTGGGCTACCTCCACGTTGATGTTAGAGGACAGGAAATGCGTCAAGAAGCTTGGGCTGTCAATGTTGTCCAGAGCCACCTGGGCTTCCTGCGGAATTTCAGGGTTGAGCTTCAGAATCTTGGCGGCCGCCTCTTGCAGGGAGCGTACCAGGGCCTTCACTTCTTTGCTGGTTTTGTTGGGGAACACCTCTGGGCAATAGGACACTTTGGCCGTCAAAAACGGGTCTTCTTGCGTGACTTCTTCTACGGTAAAGCGGCTCTGCCCCTGAATGATGATGGTGGTGTTCCCGTCTGGCAGGACCAGCATTTTCAGGATTTTGGCCATGGTGCCCACGGTGTACAAATCTTCGCCGCCCGGCTCTTCAGCAGACATGTTCTTCTGGGCCACTACGCCCACAATCTTATCGCCGCGATAGGCTTTGCGCACCAGTTTCACAGACTTCTTTCTGGTCACGGTGATGGGTAGAACCACGCCCGGAAAAAGCACGGTGTTGCGAACCGGCAAAAGCGGCAGGGTATCTGGTTTATTCTTCTCAGAACCTTCTCCGTCTTCCAGATCAGTGGTGATAATGGAGATGATGTCTCCATTGCCATCGTCTGCCAAGTCGGCAAGCATGAGTTGGTGTAACAGCGTATCTTGGGTATTATTCATAAAAGCGACCTCATTGAATGCCATAATGACAGCATTCTGTGCGTAAACTGCACGGTTTTGGATGAAGATAGATATATGTCAAGTCCTATGCCAATGTAGGCCGTAAAACTTCTATATTTCCTGAGAGAACCCGGCAGAAAAACTTACATTTGATATGTAATTAAGAATAGTATTCCCCCGGCAGCTATTTTACTATGCCACTACTTCGACTCCTTTGCCTTTCCTTGCTGTTTGCAGCCTACAGTTTTGCCGCTGTGGGCCAGACGAAATCGCCCTTGCGTATTCGGCAGAAAGCTGTTTCTGATTCTCTTAGGGACCGTACCCCAGAGGCCGAGCTGGTCTTAGAATTCCCGAACCTCAACAAGGTGGCCTTCTACCAAAACTCCTCTAAGCTCAACGCCATTCTAAAGCTGGAGAAAAAACAGAACTGGGCCAAAGTCCTACCATTGCTGGAGGACTACGTGGGCAACTTCGGGATTGACAACTTCTACCGTGACACCAAACTGCTTTGGCGCCTGGGCCAGCTGTATGAGAAACTGGGCCAGCGCGAAAAAGCCATCGCCTATTACCGTCTGGTCCTTAAACACCACCGCACGGACATTAAGCGCGTGCAATTGTACTATGACTCTCTGGAGCAGAAAAAGCAGGATTTGTACGTACCGCTTAAGCAGTATTATGAGATTGTAGAGTACCGCAAAAGTGTGGCCACCTACAAGCCCCCGCGCGGCGTGTACACTAATATGGGCGATGCCATCAACTCCAAGGCAGAAGACTACGGCCCTGCCGTGCACGCGGATAGTTCTTTGTTTATTTACACCTCGCGCCGCAAGGCCACCAAATCCACCGGCACCGACGAGGACCTGTATTTCTCTAAAAACGAGAACGGCTACTGGCATGAGGGGCAGTCCTTTGGCAAGCCCATCAACAGCATTTACAACGAAGGTTCTGCCTGCCTCAGCCGCGATGGCAAGACGCTGTACTTTGCCCGCTGCGAAAGCCCTGATGGTTACGGCAACTGTGACTTGTATTCTGCCAATAAACTTACCGACGGCTCCTGGGGGCAAATTAAGAACCTGGGGACTAGCGTGAACAGCAAGGCTTGGGATTCGCAGCCCACGCTTTCACCGCAGGAAGACACGCTCTACTTTGCCTCAGATAGACTGGGTGGCTTTGGTTTGTCAGATATTTATTACACGGTGAAACAGAAGAACGGCGATTGGTCCAATGCCAAGAACCTGGGACCGGTGGTGAACACCCGCGAGAGTGAGGTGAGTCCGTATTTCCATCCCTTGTACCAGGTGCTGTACTTCAGCTCACGGGGGCAGTTGCTCAACTTCGGGGATTTTGACATCTACAAGACTTACCGCGTGAACGGCCACTGGCAGGAGCCGCGCAACGTGGGTCCGCTGGTGAACGGCAAGGGAAGCGAGTACTACTTCACCATTGACGCTGAATCCAAAAACCTATATTACGCCCGCTCAGAGGAGACCAATCTCAAGAACCTGGACCTTTTCTCCTTCCCGCTGCCCATGGAGGCGCACCCGCTGGCCGTAACCAAACTCTCCGGCGTCCTCACAGACTCCATTACCAACAAACCGCTCAACGGCATCATTTCCATCATTGACATGGACAATGGCGTGGAAGTGGCCTCCAAATACCTGCGCGACGACGGTTCTTTTGACTTTGACCTCATTGACAACAGCCGCTACATGATGCTCATCCAGAGCCCCGATTTCTTCTCCATTGAAAAAGAGGTGGACCTGAAAAGCGACACCGTCATGAAAATCATGACCACGCTCATTGACTACAGCATTCCGCTTATTTTCAAGAACCTGGAGTTTGACGAAGGCAAAGCCGACATCAAAAAAGACATGGAATCCAGCCTGGACCGCATTGTGCTGTTCATGGTGGATCATCCAGACATTAACCTGAGCATAGAAGGCCACACCGATGCTTCCGGAGACCCAGACGCCAACCTGGAACTCTCTAACTGGCGCGCCATCTCCATCAAGAAGTACATAGTGGACAAAGGCAAGCTGGATGAAAACCGAATCCACGCCGTGGGCAAAGGAAGCTCTGAACCCATTAAAGAAGAGTTTACCCTAGAAGACCGCGCCGTGAACCGACGAGTGGAGTTCAAGCTCATTAAACCGGGTTCAGGGACTTCTGAGGGAAAGAATGACGGCGGAGGCGGTTGGGAATAACCAAGCCATCTCTTGCCACAAATCTTCCGTTTTTGGCCTGTTTTCTAGGAATTAGCCCAAAAACGGAAGGTTTGTGGCAAGAGGAGTAAAACAAAAGAACATGGAAAGGCTTTTACACGCAAAGCACTGGCAAATCTTTCTTATTACCATTTTCGCTCAACTTATAGGGAATGTCACACTGGAGCAATACCCCATGGTAGACCTGCTCCTCTCGTTATCAGGAGTTCTGCTTTATTTCTCCTACCCAATGGTCATCGGGTACCTGTTACAGGGGTTCTTATCTCCTAAAGTCCAATTAAGGTCCACCTACTTTCTTGTAAACTGCTTTGTTTGGTTTGGGGTCTATGTAATAACCATGGTTCTTTCTGAAGGGAAGAGCGTCCATTATAGTGGTCTGAAAGCGTTGCCTGGCTTTTACGTCTTCTTTGCCTTTCTCTACTCCACAAACATTTTTCCAGCCAAAACCATCAAGTCCATAGAGCTTTCAAAAGAAGCCAGGTTTGGAGACTACTTCTTCTATTCTTTTCTAATCCTCTTTCTGCCCTTCGGAATTTGGATTCTACAACCTAGAATCAACAGAATAGCGGCTGGGCAATTGACTGAGCCTGCATCTTTCAACTAATCTTTCTATAAATACAAACCTCCCGTTTTTGGCTTGTTTTACAGAAAACAGGCCAAAAACGGGAGTTTGTGTTTACGCTACTTCTGTCTAGTTCTTCTTCGGCAAACCAGGAATCTGAATAGCCGGCGTACGGTCTTCTGGCCTAGGAGCGTCTTTTCTAAGCTTTTTGCCGCCCACGTTCACAATTAAGCCAATGCTCATCACAGAGTTGCCGGCGGTCATAAAATCACGGTTTTTGAGGCCGAAGTTACTGCCGCTGGTATACTGCAATTGGATGTTGGGCGTCAGGTGCAAACGGGTATAGAAGACAGGCTCAAAGAAGATGTTGTCCTCGGTGGGCTGCTTCACATCGTTCCGGAAGAACTCAGACATGCTCACCCGACTAATGCGCAAAGCGGTTCCGTAATTCAAGGTATGCTCGTTGCCAAAAAGCGTCAACACGCGCTTCTTTCTGGAAGAGTAATTGACCTGCAAAAACATCTTATTGAACTTAACCTCCTGCCGGTCATAGGTCATCATACCTTCGGGGGTGGACTCTTTGTAGGTACGGTCGCTGCTGCCGCGGCCCAGGCCGGCGTAGACTTCCAGAATGCGGTTTTGGTTGGGGCCAAACGTAGTGAAGTAGCCGCCGCCCGCCTCCAGCAGGTTATGCCGAAAGTCTTTTTTGCGGGAATCATTGTTCATCATGGCTCCGCTTACCAACACACCCACATGGTCTGTAACCGCATAGGCTGAGTTGAAACTGGCATTGCCTTTTAAAGTAATGTGAGCGCTGGTACTCAATTCGCCTCGTGAAGTGAGCATGGGGGTGTTGGGCACGTTCGGCATGTACACGCTGGAACAGCCGGTGGCGGCAGTGCCCATAAGAAGGACAATAATGCGGAGTAAGCTTTTTCTCATAAACTGCTAAATTCTATCCCTGTTTCTATTTCACGTGTAGTGTTGAGATGCCTGAAAGCCTCCACTTTATCAGGCATGCTTGGATTCTAATTTTCTAAAAGAACTGGCTCCTTCCCCTAGGAGTTTACCCATCTGCCCTAGTCAAGAGAAGAGGAAGTCAACCTACAAGGAAACCTCATGCTGGGTGTCTCCAACGCGGCTAAGCACCGACTTCTTCCTGGCGCCCACCTGCAGGTTGAGGATGTTGGTCTGGTCATCAAAGAGCTCCATCAAAAGATCATTCTGTACAAACAGGTTTTGCCCTGGTGCCTTGCCGGCGGGTATCTCAATGTAGAGCCAGATGGCGTCTGCCTCTTCCTGGGCGCCTACAAACTTCTGAGTTGGCCGTGCGCCTTTTCCGGCAGAAATGGTAAAATGCGCTTGCAGGTACTCGGCAATGAGTTTGTTCACGCGCTCAGACTTGTCCAACCGGATGCTGGTCTTGTGGCGCTTGCTGAGGGCGTCTTCCAGGTCATCGGCGAAGAGCCTGATGGACAACTCATAGCTCTGCGTCTTGGGGTTGTAGCGCGCATCTGTGATGCTGGTATGGAAGTCATGCGCCCACGCTTGCACTGGCAACAGAAAACCGACCAGTAATGCAAAATATAAAGCCTTTCTAATATTCATGTTCTCTTTTAAACAGGAAGAGACGCAAGTTTATTGCGTCTCTTCTGGCTCAACAAATTAGGTACACTCCAAAAAAGAAGTCTTCCCTCTTGTGTCTTTTGATTTGAATCTAAATGCTATTTGAACAGCAACTTAAAGAAGTCATTGAAAATGGCGAAGGCCATCAAACCCAGCAGCAACACCATGCCCACCTTCTGCGCGTTCTCCAGGAACTTGTCTGACGGCTTACGGCCCGAGATGATCTCATACGTCAGGAACATCACGTGACCGCCGTCCAGCGCCGGAATGGGCAAGAAGTTCATAAACGCCAGCACCATGGACAACATGGCCGTGATGGTCCAGAAGTTGATCCAGGAGAAGGTACCGCCAAAAATCTGGGCAATGCCAATTGGGCCGCTCAAGGCTTTGGAGGCAGAAACCTCGGCTCTGAAGATCTTCCCGAAGCCTTTGATGTTGGTTATGATCACCGAGAAGGCTTTCTCAGCTCCCAGCGGAATGGACTCCAGGAACCCGTAGTGGTGGGTAGCACGGGGCAATAGCAGTTCTGGGAAGAAACCAAGGGTGCCGTCTTCGTACACGGTTGGGTTCAAAGTCATAGGCTTGCCGGCTCTCTCAATCTGCAAAGGAACCGTCTTGGCCTTGTAGTGACTCAAGGCCGCCTGAAACTCATGGAAAAACTGGATAGGCTGGTTGCCAATCTTCACAATCTTGTCACCGGCCTTCAACCCGGCTTTGTCTGCGGCACTGCCAGATTTCACGCTGCCAATCACAAACGGCTCCCGCGGCAAGATAAAGCCAATCTTGTCGTTGTCGGCGAGTTTGTCCATCAAATCTGCCGGCACGGGAACGGTCATGCGCTGGCCGTCACGCTCTACGGTGTAAGAACCGTTTCTATCCAAGAGCACCTCTGGGCTGTACACATCCTGGAACTCCACCAAAGGTTTTCCGTTGATGCCCACCACTTTGTCACCGTCCTTGAGGCCAATCTGTTGACCAATCTCATTGGTGACAATGCCGTATTTCACGTCTTCGGCCAGCAGGTAACGATCCCCGTAGTACCAGGTGAGGCCCGCGTAAATGACAATACCGGTGATTACGTTGAAGATGATACCACCCATCATGACAATCAGTCGCTGCCAGGCCGGCTTGGCTCTGAACTCCCAAGGCTGAGGCTCGGCATTGAGCATGGCCGTGTCCAGAGACTCATCCACCATGCCGGAGATTTTCACGAAGCCGCCCAGCGGAATCATGCCAATCATATACTCGGTCTCACCCACTTGCTTGCTTACTAATTTAGGCGGGAACCCGATGGCGTATTTCTCCACGCGCATGCCAAACCACTTGGCGGTGAGCATGTGACCCAGTTCATGTATTCCTACTAAGATGGTCAGCCCCAGAATTAACTGGCCGGCCATTACTAAAGCATCCATTTGTTATGGTTATAAGGTTTTACGGCCCACAAGCGTAGTCTCTGGGCCGCGGTATTTGTCTCTTCTATTTTGTCTGCGCGAAAAGGGCACCGGCTAGGCGTGTACTCTTTCCTGCGCTAAACGACGGGCTTCCTGGTCTGTCTGGATGTAATCCTCCAAAGAAGGACTGGCAATATACGCAACTTTGGCGAGACAGTCAGAAATGAGGTCAGACATCTCTAGAAAGCCTATCTCCTCGCGCAAAAATGCGGCTACGGCCACCTCATTGGCAGCATTGAGCACGCACGGCGCGTTGCCACCCTTCTCCATGGCCGCAAACGCCAAGCCCAGGTTTTGGAAGGTCTCCAAATCCGGTTTCTCAAAGGTGAGTTGCGGATAATCCATGAAGTTGAACCGTGGGTAATTGGATTTCAAGCGGTTAGGGTAGCCCAGCGCGTATTGAATGGGCAGTTTCATGTCGGGCAAGCCCATCTGTGCCTTTAAAGAGCCGTCCTCAAACTGAACGAGCGAGTGCACAATAGATTGCGGATGCACGATGACTTCTATCTGATTATTCTGCAAGCCAAACAGCCACTTCGCCTCAATCACCTCTAAACCCTTATTCATAAGCGAGGCCGAATCAATGGTAATCTTGGCGCCCATCTCCCAGTTAGGGTGCTTCAAGGCCTGTGCTCTGGTCACAGTTTCTAAGAACGTGCGGTCCTTTCCCCTGAACGGGCCACCCGAGGCAGTGAGGATGATTTTCTCAATGGGGTTATGGAATTCGCCAGTGAGGCACTGAAAGATGGCGCTATGCTCAGAATCAACGGGATAGATGTTCACCGCTTTCTCCTTGGCCAGATCCGTAATCAACTGCCCCGCCACCACCAGCGTCTCTTTGTTGGCCAGCGCAATGGTCTTGCCCGCCTCAATGGCTTTGATGGTAGGCAACAGCCCCGCATAGCCCACCATGGCCGTCAAGACAATGTCCACGGTGTCCATCTGCACCACAGAACTCACCGAATTCAAACCAGCGTACACCTTAATTGGGTGCGAAGCCAAGGCGTCCCGCACTTTTTCGTACAAGTCTTCCTGCGTGATGACCACCGCGTTGGGCTGTACCGCAATGGCTTGAGTGATGAGCAGGTCTGCGTTGGAGTGGGCGGTGAGCACCTCCACCTCAAACGCCTCTGCCTGCGCTTGAATCACTTCCAGGGCCTGGGTGCCTATGGAGCCGGTTGAGCCAAGAATGGCTACTCGTTTCTTCATGTAAAAAAGTAAAAGCCGTTTTTGGGCTGCTTTTGCGAAATTAGGCTAAAAACGCAAGTTACCTATTATCTATTTATCACTTTAAACCCGAGCAGACTGCTTTTTTGCAGTTATCCTAGCAACCGCACTCACCCACAAAAGGCACGCTTTGGGAAGCCCCAGTCTTTAGATCCTTAACCATCAAAGTACCTTTCTTGGAGGCCACCTCGTCGCCGGTTTGTTGGCTATCCTGAATAGTCACGGTCACTTCATAATGGCCTTTTGAGTCTTTGTAAGGCGAATTCAAGGTGGATGGGTTTCCTTTTGCTGCACCTACCAAGGAGATTCTGGAACCATTGATGGATACCAAAGCCTTTTGCTGGTAGTCATTGAAGTAGATGAATTTCTCTTGTTTCAATTCCTCCTGATTTCTGGCGAAGTAGCAGGCACAGCCTCTAAAATCGTCCAGGTACCCATTGATAACATCCACTTCCACGGAAGGTTTTTGGGGCTCCAGGCTGGTGATGACTTTCTCCTGTTCTGGTTCTTGTGGCCTGTTACTAGTACCAGCCTTTTCACGCACGGGCTCAAAAATTGAATCGATCGGCATTTCCTGGTCAGCCTGGTTGGTGGTAGCAATAGCTTCCTGACCCGATCTATCCTCATGGCAACCTACCAACACAGTAACGCAAAGGCCTAAAACAAGGGATTGAAGGTATCGCATAATCGTTTATAAATTGGTCTTAGACCGCATACGGGCGTTTTTACGAAAAGCTTCTTTTCCTAGCTTAGCTCCCATCACTTTTTTGGATAGGTACCATACTGCATTACAAATTGGCCAGCAACCCATCTGCCAGCGTCCGGTCGTTGCTCAGGCGCGGCACCTTGTTCTGGCCGCCCAGCTTGCCTTGCTGTTTCATGTACTCCTGAAATGCGTTGGGGGCCAAGGCTGTCACCTTCAAAGTGCTGAGAATATTACCGGCAATGAGGTCATCGTAATACGCATTACGCTTGCGCAGATGCACGTCTAACGCCTTGGCAAACTGCTCTGGCTCCTGCGGAGCTTGCGCGAAGGCAATCAGCCACTCATGATACGATGCCCCGGCATCTGGACTCACGTACGGAGCGACGGTAAACTCGGTGACGGCCACCTCCGGAAACTCTTTCATGGCATCCTGTAAGGCACCTTCCACCTCTTCGGCAATGACGTGCTCGCCAAACGCTGAGATGAAATGTTTTAAACGGCCACTGACTACCAATTTATGTGGAAACAGGGACGTGAACTTAACCGTGTCGCCAATGGAGTAGCCCCAAAGACCGGCGTTGCTGTTGATGATGAGTGCGTAGTTGACATCGGTCTTCACTTCGGCCACGGTCAGGCGCGTGGGATTTGGGTTATGGAATTCCTCCACGGGCACAAACTCGAAGAAAATGCCACTGTCAGCCATCAAAAGCAAACCCGGGTCTTCCTGCAGGTTCTGGTAGGCGAAGAAGCCCTCAGAAGCTGGAAACGTCTCTATAGAATCTACCTTGCGGCCGATGCTCTCATACAGCTTGGCACGATACGGCGCGAAGTTCACGCCGCCGTACACAAACAGGTTAAAGTCTGGAAACACGTCCTTTATCTGCTTGCCCGTGCGCGCCATGATCTTATCAAAGTACATCTGCACCCACGGCGGAATACCCGAGATGAGCGTCATGCGCTGGTCTATGGTTTCATTGATGATGGCGTCCAGCTTGGTTTCCCAGTCGTCTATGCAATTTGTTTTATAGCTAGGCAACTGGTCGCGGCGCAGGTAGCCCGGCACGTGGTGGTTGATAATGCCCGATAACCTGCCGGTATTAATGCCGCTCACTTTCTCCAGCTCGGGACTGCCGCTCAAGAAAATCAATTTGCCATCCAGAAACTGCGACCGGCCCGTCTCATGAATGTAGCTGAGCAAGGCGCTTTTGCCGCCGCTCACGTGATTGGGCATGGAATCTTGGGTGATTGGAATGTACTTGGTGCCCGAGGTAGTGCCAGAGGTTTTGGCAAAGTACAGCGGCTGGCCCGGCCAAAGCACGTTCTTCTCCCCTTCCTTGACGCGGTCAAAGTAGGGTTTGAGCGCTTCATAATCGCCCACGGGCACGGCCTGCGCAAACTCCTGGTGGTTCTGTATGTCTTTGAAATGATGGTCTTTTCCGAAGGCAGTGTTCGCGCCTTTCTGCAAAAGATTCTGTAGGATTTTCTGCTGAGCTTCTGCCGGATTCTGCATCCAGGATTGTTGACGGCTGTGGGCCAGAGCCGCCAGTGGTTTACTCAAGAAAGCCTTTACGCCCATAGGTAGGTGGTTGGTAAGTTGGTAAAGATAAGAATCTAGGGCTTGTATCCAGAAAAGAGATGCCCACTAATTTACATCGCCATGGCTAAAATTGCTCCTGCCGGGTTCTTTTTAATGCACCTTCCGCTTTTTGCCAGTTTCCTAGAAAAGAAGCCAAAAACGGCATCAATACTCTATTTCTTCCTTCGCCAGAAATGCCCTTTTCTTTTAACCAGATGCCTTTGCTCTGGCTTGCCTAGTTTTTTTAAAACAGGAAAACTTCTAACTTAAACAGCGCAAACAAGTACACATCAACACATTTAACCATCTACAACTATGGCAAACAATACTGGAAAAGCCGTCTGGAACGGCGGCCTGAAAGAAGGCAAGGGAACAGTCTCTACGCAAAGCGGTGCTTTGGATGCGCGCTATTCCTTCGGGTCTAGGTTTGAGGACGACGTGACGGGCACCAACCCAGAAGAACTGATTGGTGCCGCGCATGCAGGCTGTTATTCAATGTTCTTGTCTGCCCTGTTAGAAGGTGCTGGCAAAACTGCCACTTCTGTGACCACTGAGGCCAAAGTCACACTGGGCAAAGACGACACCGGTCCGTTCATCAGTAAGATTGCATTGACGTGTGAGGCAGAAGTGCCGGGCTTGACCAATGAAGAATTGCAGGAGTTTGCCCAAAAAGCCAAAGACGGCTGCCCTATCTCCAGAGCCTTGGGCGCTGTCAAGGAAATAACCCTTCAGGCGAGCTTGAAAAACGCGTAGAAGACTTCAGAAGTCCCATTCAAGGTAGTATAGAAAAATTAGTATCTTTGCTCAATAGACGTTTTGCATGAGATCATTGGCTAGAGTAGGGTTGCGCCCGTCGCGCGATCATAAGATTTCCTTCGGGGTACAGTTATCATTGGTACTGCTGTGGATTGTGTACAGTTTGTTTCTGCTCTTCACAGAACCGGAGAACGGCACCAATGACCGCCACTTCATCCATTACATTTTCCTGGCGCTGGCGGCCGGCTACCTGATTTTCATTCTGGCGCAGAATACGTCCCTGTTTGGCTCTCAGTCGTATCTGGAGATTACGCCGGCCTACGTGGTGGAGAAACGCGGTCACTTCAAG
The nucleotide sequence above comes from Nibribacter ruber. Encoded proteins:
- a CDS encoding OsmC family protein encodes the protein MANNTGKAVWNGGLKEGKGTVSTQSGALDARYSFGSRFEDDVTGTNPEELIGAAHAGCYSMFLSALLEGAGKTATSVTTEAKVTLGKDDTGPFISKIALTCEAEVPGLTNEELQEFAQKAKDGCPISRALGAVKEITLQASLKNA
- a CDS encoding GH3 auxin-responsive promoter family protein, translated to MGVKAFLSKPLAALAHSRQQSWMQNPAEAQQKILQNLLQKGANTAFGKDHHFKDIQNHQEFAQAVPVGDYEALKPYFDRVKEGEKNVLWPGQPLYFAKTSGTTSGTKYIPITQDSMPNHVSGGKSALLSYIHETGRSQFLDGKLIFLSGSPELEKVSGINTGRLSGIINHHVPGYLRRDQLPSYKTNCIDDWETKLDAIINETIDQRMTLISGIPPWVQMYFDKIMARTGKQIKDVFPDFNLFVYGGVNFAPYRAKLYESIGRKVDSIETFPASEGFFAYQNLQEDPGLLLMADSGIFFEFVPVEEFHNPNPTRLTVAEVKTDVNYALIINSNAGLWGYSIGDTVKFTSLFPHKLVVSGRLKHFISAFGEHVIAEEVEGALQDAMKEFPEVAVTEFTVAPYVSPDAGASYHEWLIAFAQAPQEPEQFAKALDVHLRKRNAYYDDLIAGNILSTLKVTALAPNAFQEYMKQQGKLGGQNKVPRLSNDRTLADGLLANL